The Apus apus isolate bApuApu2 chromosome 4, bApuApu2.pri.cur, whole genome shotgun sequence genome contains the following window.
TTTGTGGGAGAATCTGTTGTCCTTGAACTGGTGAACTCATCACTTGTAACTGAACTCTAGACCTAGGTGTGAGCCAGTGGTGACTTGGAACCAGTAGCAGTGCTTGTCCCTAAACTTGTAGTGGCATCTTGTAATTTCTAGGTTTTGAGACACTAAAGTTTGCATGAATTTGGAAACTGAGCTCTCCTTTTACTGATAGTCACTGTAGATTTTGGACCAGAGACTTGAAAGAACAAAGATGTATTACTGGTTTTACACTGTGTGGAGTCTATACAGAGTGTTTTGGCATGCTGAAAGGTGTTGTAGGTTGTTTTTTATTCCTGTCCTTACCTGTTTCTACaataaagcatgaaaaaaatggcTAGAGTGGAAAATGCCTCACCAGTAGTTTCATCCTCacccttctgctcctttccttGTTTAATCTATcaagtaatttgttttgtaaatgcTTTAGTTCTTGCAGAAGTTGGTTTCTGAGGCCAGGAACAGGTTCTGTTTGTACGCTTTAGCAGCTTCAATAAGTGTGGGAATGGCAAAGTGAAGagtgaaaatgcaaagcaagtgTGAATAAGTGTGGAACTAGGTTGCTCCCTACTAAAAACAGTTCTTTGGGCAAGTGATGCCTGCTTCACTAACACGTGAACCTCAGAGAATCAAAAGTAGGCTTTTTTTGCTAGTAATGATAACAGCTAAATTTTAATAAGGAACAAAGAAACTGCTAATGGGGGTCTTGGATCAGCTGTAGAACACCTTGCCAAAAAGTCTAGATGTTCAGGTTTAGTTTCTTCTAATAGCAACAACACTTtagagcagttctgaaatggtTTTGCCTGGACCTTTCATTATTTCTGCTGGCACCAAGTTCCATGCAACCATGTGGTCAGGATTAAGAGTAACTTTTCTTGCCTGGGTTAATGTTAACCCTTATCAGTTTCATGATACCTTTTGCAGTGCATCTGCACAAGTGCTCGTCTGGGCACAAGTAGATAAAATAGCTGGGGAAAAGCTGTTCTATAATACAGCTCATAAATGAAGGttataaaagaaagaatagttcttttcaaagctgtttgCCTTCCAGTTAGCCAAGCTGGGCATAAAGACAACACGCATAGGACATAGTACGCTTTTTGTTTGTGTAAGCTGAATGATGAACGAGTACCTTTTTCACCTGGTGCCCAAGGATGTTGTAAAATGCTGGCTGTAGCTAATTCTACTGCTCTGTTAAATGACATGCTCATTTTCCAGGCTGGTGTAGTTCATTTGGCCAGTGCATGCTCAGTTATGTTGTACAGTCTTGTGCTGCCCAAGTCTtcagaaaaaagcccaaacaaattGGTCTCTTGCTGTAGAAGCAGGAAGGTTGTCCCAAGTGGGCACAGTAGCTCACAAGGTAGAATAGCGTCCCTGGCAGGTTGGCTCTACCTTGCAACAGTGAGATGTTCTGTGAGTATATTATGATTTTCAGGAGTTGAAAAATTGATTATAATTATGATTGATTTTCAGTCTCACTTGTGTGCCTCTTCCATTTACTCAGTTCAAGACTAGGTGTCCTTAAgtgaatattttaatgaaagagcAGCTGCTAAGATAAACTGACTGAAACTTGCAATGCTGTCCTAAATGTTGTACCTCaccattcctttccttttaagCATAATCCCACCAAATGCACAAAAGACATTCTACTTCTAAGCAAGCTTTTCAAAATAGATAAACTTCCTTGCATGAAGCAAACAATTCCAACCTTAGGTGAAACTTACAGGTCATTATTATATATGTCTCTATCTTAAAATGTTGCAGTTTTTCCCCTGGAAAGGTCTCAAGAGACATCAGACATTCATGGGGTCTTTTTAACATCTGTTCAAAAATTAGTAGTTGGAAGATGGACCTGCATGACCTCTTGAGTTTCCTCAtcaagaaaattactttgaataATTTGGCCTTATTCTGAGAAAGATTTCCTTCACACGACGTGTAGCAGACCTTCCTGTCAATGTTCTTAGCAATTGCAATCTCTTCTAGAgcataagaagaaaaagagctcTTCATTCAGGAAGCTTCAGGTTGATCATAGCGCAGAGGGAATGAATGGGGGAGGGTAGCTAACCCAGGAGAGCTGATAAACTGGTTCAGTGCCCTGTTACAGTAATATCTAGAGAGACTTCTGCCATGTGCTGTTTAGATAAAAAGATCCTCCCTCCAATAAACAATTTACAGCCTGATAGTCTACCAGATAATGTTTCCAAGTATTTTTAGTTGCAGTTATAGAAAGCCAAGTAAGTACCATAAAGTAGATTCTTTACTTATTTATCCCAGTCACCCGttatttcagtgctttgaaCTTTTACTGAAAATAGTGCAGGTTACTGTCCCGTTTCTGCCTATGATGTCTCATGTGACATTCCTAGTGAGGGTTTTCGTTTGAGTCTCCAAAAAAATTAGCACATTTTAGTACCTTAAGATTCTGTATGAAGGATCACTTAAGAGAGCAAGTTGCAGTTTTAACATGCCTGCTTTCTTGTAAAGCTGAGCACTGATTTCACTAGAAGCTGCTCAGAAGTGGCTTCACACTGGAGTTGTTCTGTGTACTACAGACAGTCTGTGTGTAGGTGATCCCACTTTTTCCATGCCCCCCTTGAAAATTGCTTTCAGTGCTTTGTAGCTGTCAGATGAAGTAGTTAAGCCACCTTAAAAAGCCTTGTCAATCGGGTAGACACTGAAGTGTAGGTAATCAAATGATTCAGGCGTTTGTGATGAGAACCTTGATGAAGTTACATTTGGCTGAAAACTGtttgtaaaaattaaatatgaatcTAATAATCGTCACATAGGATTGTTCTTGAGGTACTTTTCCTTTGAAGCATTGAAGGTCTCAGCCTGTGTGAATAGTCTTTTAAATCTCCCTAGTTATGTTAGGATTAAGTCattcttgttgctgttttctatGTGCTTGAAGATTGTAGCTGTAAGACTTTCTGACAGAGAATTCGGttccaaaaatgtattttccttagCTACTATCAGATAGTTGAGTAAGTTGGTATTGCCTTTGATTAAGTTGATATTGCTTTGGAATAAGCTGGTGTTGCCTTTCATTTGGGGAAGactggagagggaggaggaatcTGCTGGAAAAATCTTACCTTTAAGTGgctttaatttgtttgtttccccttcAGGGACAGCTGAAATGTGGCTGTTCCTGTTCCCTTACTGCGTGCTTTTGTGCTCTACATGATACCCCGTTCAGAGTAAACGGTTGATgctagcttttaaaatgtgtctaCTATGTAACTGGCAACTGCAGTTATGAAAAGCTAACAAGTGACTGCTGTTTTTGCTGTCAAGTTGCAGACTTCTCATGGTTTGAATAGGGCTGATTAATTTCTAATGAAGAGTCAAACTTGGGGTTCTGCTGTTTACTTCAAGTAGCCTTCTGTAAAAGGAAGCTTAAATGCATCCTCAGGTGCAAGTGTAAAGTCTGTTTGTCTCATGCAGACATTGATAAAGTAAGATGAAAAATCTGACTGCTGTACTAtcctttcatcttttctgttatttcctACCTCTATAACAATGACACCAAGGGAATATTAACCTAGCTTAGCGTTTGCATGTTATGTGTGAGGCTCAAGGGTATAAAGTTGTCATTAGCACTCTGTGTGCTGCTATAtagcaagaaagaaaagctttgtaGCCCAAggatgtttgttttaaaattgacTTGCTATCTGGAAAGGAAGCGTTTGTACAATGCTATCTTCTTTGGTTATACACAAAACACAGTGTTCACATGAAGTGTTGTTCTTTAAAGCAATCTTCCTCTCCATCCTGAGGTGGTGATGGGGGAATAATGACCCTTGGGCCCTGATCGAGCCTTAAGCCGTTTATTTATAACTCCTGCTTAGGAGGTTGGATAACAAGCTCTGTTTTTTGAGAAATCTAGTAGTAATATTTTCTAGgtaaaatcagttaaaaaacCGGAGAATGTTCTGCACAGAAACTTGTGTTTGCAGATGCTACTGATGAAGCTTAATCATAAAATTGAAAGCCCTTTACACAAACATCTTGTTTTAAGCATATCTTCTACATTCTTTGAGTAGTGAACCATCTCTATTAAACTGTGATTTCAAAAACACTGTCTGCAAAAGTGTTTTTTGgacaggaaagatttttttaattgctcttgtacttttaagaaataagaaaatattttgctacaCTAATAGGAAATGTAAAATACTAGTAAAGCCTGATCGGGTAAAGTTCATCATGGTGACCCTTATGGGCTTGTATAATTAATTAAGATAAAGCTATTCCTGTCTCTTAGTTTAAGattaagtgttttgctttttagcCTTAAGATTGTAAATGGAAACCCAATTGTCAGACTGTAATTTCCTCTCCACTGAAATGAGAATTGCATCAAAGCTTTTTCATTAAGGGTGAATTATCACTCttaattttgcagtttattACATGGGCTAATGTTGCAACTCTTGAAACAGTTTGATACTTTGCAATGTATCAGAAAACATTACAAACAGCTAGATGCTGGaggttttatttataaagatCAGCTGTTCAGGAATTTCTTCAAGATACTCAGCAAAATCTGTCCTTTTAAAGACGTTGTTAAATGCACATAGAGGGAAACTGCAAACTGCAGGTTTTCAGTTTTAGGTGTGTGCTGACTCTTTCACATggttgaaactttttttctgatttcagtaCTCATCTGAGAAGCTGAATAAGAGTGGCAGCTTGTTCCCTTTCGAAATCAACGGTAAGTTCTTCAGAAACCTTAGCTGTGTTTTACTGAGGTAATTGGTATAGCGGCAGCCTTTCTTTTGTAAATAAGGTGAGGGGATGGAGCATGCTGTTGTAGAGCCTGCTGGTTTAAGCTGGTCTTTGAACAATACTGGGAATAGCTGGTTGTTAGTTTTGTACTTGTGATCTGCTTTGCATAGTAAAAGCCCTTGTAAcacgtttttttttttgttcaatatCTGCTTTGGTGTACAgaagcacagcagtgctgttttTTCATGCTAAACAtttcttcaggttcctcagctAGCAGAAAGCTCTCACATCTTTACACACCTTCTTACATGTTTTGCCACATAAAATATCCATCATGATGCAAACCTTAAGTTCAAGTCTGGTGCCTTCATGCAAGTATagtttgctttttcctccttattCCTATTGGAATAAGAGTAAGATGTATCTAGGAAAAATGAAAGTGCCACTTATTGGTTTGTAAACTTTGTACATTTTATTGAGGGACTTGAAATTTGGCATGTTCTGTCTTGTCTTTAGGCATGGAAGTTTTTTATTTGCTCAGTGGGATTCCCTGTAAAATGTTTATCTTGGTTTGTGTGGTTTCAAAGGGAAATGGCATTTTATCTTAAATACCATTGCCATGTAAACAATTAGAGCACATGTGCAACtctcaaattttttttttggtaaagtAAACTTAAACCAGCCTCCCAGCCTGGGAGAAAGCTTcctaaggttttattttaaatcaggcCAGTCCAAGCTAGTAAATTGTCCTACAGTAGATGCTAGGAGTTTCAAACATTATCTGGATCCCATTGTGTTGGCTATTTTACTTGCATTGAATTATGGATGGTCCCTGCCTTGAAGAGCTTACATGCTTAAGGCAAAGCACAGTATGTGGTTGTACCCATCTGAAAGAatggaggaggaaggacagagGAATTCTAATAAAACATCTTGTTTGAATAGGCCAGCTGTCTGCACAGTTAAATGATTTTGAGACAATAGGGTGTTCTTTAAATAAGATCCAAATAAACAGGATAATCCATGACATACTTTGGGCATGGAATATGTACAACTATTTGGGTTTGCAACTTTTAAAGCTACTCAGCAAATCTTTTATCCGTTGATTAGTCTAAAACTTGTATATTCTTATAGTTGGCTGTctaaaacaagtatttaatgTTTAGGCTATAtctaagattttaaaataggtGTGAGGGGAAAACTTACTgtttaaaatatctttctttaaaGCTGGGATAAGTGAAACTTGGCTAAttgatttaaattttcttaCTGAGCATGAAGCACGGTTAACTGGCTAAcggttttgctgctttttaatttgcaaatcCAAAGTCTGCTGTAGTTCTTCTTACACTTCATTGTATACTGTGGAGGAACAGCTGTAAAATGTGCAGAATGTTCTCAAAGAAGCTCTTTACAAAAGAGTGAGAGGCTTCGCTGGCAGACTGCTTTTAACCCAGCATTGCCGCTTGAGATGAGAAGTTGTGCACTATGGGTTATGTCTGTATTCACAGTAAAACTTGCAGGAGGGTCTTAAGGGATACTCACTTCATTTTATGCATTGaattaagactttttttcccccctacaCTTTGAATATgagcaaaaaaggaaacaatctGCAGTCTGATTCAACTTCATAttgtttctaatttaaaataaagctttttacACCACAGAATGGGAACGTCTATCTCTCTGAAACCTTTCTTTAAGATATTCTTAAGTGAAAAGTTTAACAGCTAAATCAAGGACAGCAGTGTATGAAGAGATTATCCTGCTCttaaataaaagaatatatttattcCCTGGTAGATTCTTACAACCAAAATGGATGAACAAGTTAGGTTGTTCACTGTTACAGGTTTTAATTGTGGTATATGCTGTGTACTGGGAAGCAGGTAAGGCAGCTGTCCCTGATGCTTGCTAAGAAACACAGTGCTGTAAGTCTTCAGTGAGCATGAAGAAGTATGAACAAGGGACAGACATACTGGAATGCCTGCACTGGCTCCTGAAATACTTTGGTCTTCACTTTTTTGGAATTttctaccttttaaaaaatgactgTGTAACTACAGTGTGAAATTTTGATTAAGAGCTGGCTGTTTGTGGCTTATCCTTCTAAACTTGAGCTTGAGTCATGGTTTTATATTAAACTaggtttaaaattaattgtttttcctttgcatctTTCACctgtatctttcttttcttttcagaagagagTCCTTGGAAAGCTTTAAATGGGGGTTGCCCAATCCAGACTGACACAACAAGGAGTTCAGCTTACACTTTCCCACTGTGCCCGTTCAGCACCGGCACTGCTAGCAATGGCAgtctgcagtggcagcaggaatCTTCAGGCACATCTATGGTGTCAGGATGGATAAGTGAATTAAACCTTAACGAAAACTCGGGTCAGCCCTTGGCACCACCAACGAAACGTCACTGTAGGTCCCTCTCTGAGCCTGATGAGCTGGCTCGCTGTCGGTCACCCTGGAAGCCTGGCAATTCAAAGGTTTGGACTCCTGTGTCAAAGAGACGGTGCAACAGTGGCGGTAGCGCTACCTTGCAGCGCTGCAACAGTCATGGAAGTGCGACCTTACAGAGAAGCACAAGTATCAGTCTGCCACAAAACATACTGTCCCTAAATAACGTCTTCACTATCACCAGCTTCAACACGTCACCAGTACCCAGAccttcctctgccagcagcGGGTTTGTGGACAGTAGTGAGGGCAGCACGAGCTCGAGTACCCGCTGGAATTCTGGAGGCCCTTGTGACTTTAACCCAAGGCGCCgcctctccctctcccaggaGCACATCACCGAGACAGGAAATCTCTTGCCTTCAGCCAACAGCACTCCCACCTCCACACCCGAGCTCAGCCGGCGTCAAGGCCTGTTGAGATGCCGCTCTCAGCCTTGTGTCCTGAATGAGAAGAAAAGCCGGCTAAAGCGCAGACGGGAGGAGGATGTACGATGGAACAGGCCATCGTTagacttttttaaaatgacacGGGTGAGATTTTACTTTCCTCAATGTGGGAAGGGAGCTATTGCAGAAAGGCTATTTCTAGATAAACTGAACCAATGGGTAGTTGTTAGATTGACTTTAGTACTGGTTAATTAACTTGAGCAGTACAGCAGGCTTATGCTTGCCTGTGCTGTACACTATATTAACTTACTCTTTCCTCTCAGCCCAGTTCTTGAAGTCCAGTCCACTTGATGAGGATACAAGGAGCTTTATAAAGTACAAAAATGTGCTTGAAGCAGAGGTCAAAGAAAAGTGGCTTGTTTTTAAGATGCAAGGAAGTAGTGGGGAAGGTGGATAGACAGGGTAGCAAAAAAGTTACACAACTGAGTTCCCTGAGAACAATGTGCAGGGATTTCTGAGTCATCTTGGTGTAAATCTGTTGGGTTGAGCCTGCCCTTACAGTTTGAGTCATTCCATAAAGTTAAGTAAGAGCAGCAAAGCCCTCTATAAATGAATTAACTAAATAAACTGCTAATAAGCagtcaaaaattaaaaaagtgttttaatacGGCAATTACAAATGCTCCAGCTCAATGGAAGGGTGTTTTACTCAAGTTATTCTggattcttctttctttcttgtatgAGAGTAAAGGTGCCAATTTAAAAACTAGAGAACTTAAGCTGTTTCCTGTACTTTGTGTGATAGAAATGCATGCACACAGCCCATTTTTCAAAGCTTCTCTGTCCACAGGGGCAGCTGCTACAGTTTAAAACTGAAGATGCTAATTTAGTTTCAATAAATGTAAAATTGACTATTACATTATGGTCACGGAACATTTTACCCTTGTGAGAATATGTCTACTGCCTTCAGTAGATACCAGGCTTGGGACGTTTGTCTGAGGAGATCTCTGAAGAGTAGTGGGGAGGAGGCAGTTTGCAGAAGTAGCAATAAAAACATAAGGAAAGGAAATAGTTCTTCACCAGTGTCCCTGCATTTGATGCAATATGCAAAAGGAAAGCTGGATAGGATGGGATGCTGGCTAAAATGTCCAGTCTGTGGTACCTGGGTATTAGTGAGCTTTACATAGAAATTTATGGGAGAAACACTTGTAAAATATGGGAACCAAGCTGTCTGCTCCGGGATATTCACTGAATTAACTGGTTTATGTCCTTGTAACTTAGCTACAAGTCTGTATGATGGCATCTGTCCTCTTAGACCTTTGTAAGACAAATTACTCACAGCttaaaggattttcttttttaaaaaaaatatggcttTTTTGGTCAAGCTGTGAGATGGTTTACTGGGTGGTAGGCCATACAGAGTGACTTGCTTCCTGACAAGGTTGGTAACCAGCTGTATTCTAGAATGACTTGACGATGTTTTGAATTTTAGTTAAGATGCAAGTTTACTAGTTAGCAAATCGGATCTTACTTGTTTCTCTGTGTTAAACACTCCTGAGATTAGTTTGCTAATCTACTCCAGAAATATTAGTGGATTTGCCTTTCAGCTCCCCATGTAGTCTAATGcaaatttctttatttaaacagaatgtaaaatttaaaatctattcCTTTCTTGGCTATGCTTGCTGCTGGCATTCTTCAAGCTCTACAGGAGAGATGCAGTATATTGGACTGTCAAAATAGTTTCAGTTGCTCAGATGTTGTACCTTCTAAGCAATCCATATAATAGTGTATATGGAGAACACCTGATACAGCCATGTCTATAGGAAGTGCTTTTGGCTATTGAGATTTGCTGCTGAGTTTAAGAGTACATGAAACTAATATACAGTCTTGAGTACTTTTTCCTGTAAGACCTATTTTGAAACGATGTTTTCTCAATAAGCTGAGTAGTTTATGCAACAAAGTTCATTCTGCAGTGTCAaggcctgattttttttttcagctgtttggcTGATCAGTAGAATCTTCCTATAAAGATATTACTGGGTATTTAATCAAAGACAGAGTACAGTTTGAAAATACATCAGCTTTCAAACATGATAaactttaattattaaaaacaaggCAAGCACTGAAAACATCTGAAGTAAAAATTGAAAGAGGTTTCCAAGAAATGTTGGGGATTTTTAGAATGGCAACTTGCTTACCCATTGCATTGTTGGAagttctgtatttcttcataGCCCACTGTCTCCCCATGCCACAAATCCTGGCAAATAAATATGCTCTGAAACTTGTGGTCTTAAACATTTCTCcctaaatttaaacaaaattactgttttgcaATATATTATAAGCTAATACTACGGAAGACTTGTTTTGAAGTGTCATACAAGGAGATGTGGATGTGTCCTATATCTGCATACATCTCTGAAGATCAGGACTAAGATAAGGGAAGTTCAGTAAGGccttttttcttgtattttgatGCCTCCTTATTGtttccaaaaatactttttctgtgatttcaaaTTCACTTCTAAGTCAGTTTATGAAAGAGTCTGTGTTGAAAacaaggatttattttgttCCAAGCTTTATTGCAAATGTCTTGATGTCCTCAAATCTTCCTAAAAAGCTAAACTT
Protein-coding sequences here:
- the FAM53A gene encoding protein FAM53A, which codes for MVTLITEKLQNQSLDDLTCKTYNINLYSSEKLNKSGSLFPFEINEESPWKALNGGCPIQTDTTRSSAYTFPLCPFSTGTASNGSLQWQQESSGTSMVSGWISELNLNENSGQPLAPPTKRHCRSLSEPDELARCRSPWKPGNSKVWTPVSKRRCNSGGSATLQRCNSHGSATLQRSTSISLPQNILSLNNVFTITSFNTSPVPRPSSASSGFVDSSEGSTSSSTRWNSGGPCDFNPRRRLSLSQEHITETGNLLPSANSTPTSTPELSRRQGLLRCRSQPCVLNEKKSRLKRRREEDVRWNRPSLDFFKMTRTLKNSKSLCSLDYEDDDNDTQMKTIVSSPCDSNDLMNIITPGSSPMKEQLDEVRHHGSCQGSFQTRDYKKAAAVCESDEDTSDCESTEEGIFPLDCGDLDLEQIENN